In Brucella melitensis bv. 1 str. 16M, a genomic segment contains:
- a CDS encoding DsbA family protein gives MMNRRQILAATAAGAATFALSGGSGLAQRVPSVAEVLYDKEIPVLGNPNGDVTIVEYFDYQCPYCKKSHADLMRVVRKDGNVRLVMKDWIIFGETSAYAARLVLAAEKSGNYEKAMEALMTTPGRLTRDQVDGALKKAGLDAAKLQAAYKADAKRIGGILQRNMKQGEAFNFAGTPSFVIGTRLYGGVMKEKELLEAIKNARKT, from the coding sequence ATGATGAATCGGCGTCAGATTTTGGCCGCAACCGCAGCCGGGGCCGCAACATTTGCCCTATCAGGCGGCTCAGGCCTTGCCCAGCGTGTGCCGAGCGTGGCCGAGGTGCTTTATGACAAGGAAATTCCGGTTCTGGGCAATCCGAACGGTGATGTCACCATTGTCGAATATTTCGACTACCAGTGCCCCTATTGCAAAAAGAGCCATGCAGACCTGATGCGGGTGGTCCGGAAGGACGGCAATGTGCGCCTCGTGATGAAGGACTGGATCATTTTCGGCGAAACTTCCGCCTATGCCGCGCGCCTTGTTCTGGCGGCGGAAAAGTCCGGCAATTACGAGAAGGCGATGGAAGCCCTGATGACGACGCCGGGCCGTCTTACCCGGGATCAGGTGGACGGAGCCCTGAAGAAAGCCGGCCTTGACGCGGCCAAACTTCAGGCGGCTTACAAGGCCGATGCCAAGCGCATCGGCGGCATCTTGCAGCGCAATATGAAACAGGGCGAAGCCTTCAATTTCGCCGGCACTCCCTCCTTTGTTATCGGCACCAGGCTTTATGGCGGTGTGATGAAGGAAAAGGAACTGCTTGAAGCGATCAAGAATGCGCGCAAGACGTGA
- the irrA gene encoding iron response transcriptional regulator IrrA: protein MLFDPHKAPTSQPKPAKVKSILQQAGLRPTRQRMALGRLLFLDQNRHVTPDLLYEEALQARVTLSVATVYNTLNQFAEAGLVRRISIHGERTYFDTDTGDHTHFYIAEEGRIIDIPSENVSIGPLPAPPDGYRISKVDITIQIERDPGSKRI from the coding sequence ATGCTGTTCGACCCGCACAAAGCACCCACCAGCCAGCCGAAACCGGCGAAGGTGAAGTCCATCCTTCAGCAGGCCGGGTTGCGCCCGACACGGCAACGCATGGCACTTGGCCGATTGCTGTTCCTCGATCAAAATCGGCATGTGACACCGGATCTCTTATATGAAGAGGCATTGCAGGCTAGAGTGACCCTTTCGGTCGCCACCGTCTATAACACGCTGAACCAGTTCGCCGAAGCGGGCCTCGTCCGCAGGATCAGCATTCACGGTGAGCGGACCTATTTCGACACCGACACGGGCGACCACACGCATTTCTATATTGCCGAGGAAGGGCGCATCATCGACATTCCCTCCGAAAACGTGAGCATCGGTCCCCTGCCCGCCCCGCCAGACGGCTACAGGATCAGCAAGGTCGATATCACGATCCAGATCGAGCGGGATCCAGGCTCAAAGCGCATCTGA
- the ccoN gene encoding cytochrome-c oxidase, cbb3-type subunit I yields the protein MNYAAGTVLSGLGALFAVLLAGFSHDELFRTHMWILFATLAIFTILLMRNADYGLTPKKVDQSTYMDGPIRYGVIATVFWGVVGFLVGVLIAAQLAFPDLNLQPYFNFGRLRPVHTSAVIFAFGGNALICSSFYVVQRTCRARLFGGDLAWFVFWGYQLFIVMAATGYLLGITQSREYAEPEWYVDIWLTIVWVAYLVVFMGTLLRRKEPHIYVANWFYLSFIITIAMLHIINNLAIPVSFLGVKSYSAFAGVQDAVTQWWYGHNAVAFFLTVPFLAMMYYFVPKQANRPVYSYRLSIVHFWSIIFLYIWAGPHHLHYTAVPDWAQTLGMVFSIMLWMPSWGGMINGLMTLSGAWDKVRTDPIIRLMVAAIAFYGMATFEGPMLSIKAVNSLSHYTDWTIGHVHAGALGWNGMISFAAVYYLAPKLWNRQRLYSIRMVNWHFWLATLGIVLYASSMWVAGIQQGLMWREYDNQGFLVYSFAETVLAMFPYYVIRTIGGVFYLTGGLLMAWNVYQTIRGRLRNEAPMGGTRPVAGATMQPAE from the coding sequence ATGAACTACGCCGCTGGAACAGTCCTGTCCGGTCTGGGAGCACTTTTTGCTGTGCTTCTGGCCGGCTTTTCTCATGACGAGCTGTTCAGAACCCATATGTGGATTCTGTTCGCTACACTTGCCATTTTCACCATTCTTCTGATGCGCAATGCCGATTACGGCCTGACGCCGAAAAAGGTTGACCAGTCCACCTATATGGACGGGCCGATCCGTTATGGCGTCATCGCAACGGTTTTCTGGGGTGTGGTAGGCTTTCTGGTCGGCGTGCTCATCGCCGCACAGCTTGCTTTTCCCGATCTCAACCTCCAGCCCTACTTCAATTTCGGCCGCCTGCGCCCGGTGCACACCTCGGCCGTGATCTTCGCTTTCGGCGGCAACGCGCTGATCTGCTCGTCCTTCTATGTCGTGCAGCGCACCTGCCGCGCCCGCCTTTTCGGCGGCGATCTCGCCTGGTTCGTATTCTGGGGCTATCAGCTTTTCATCGTCATGGCCGCGACCGGCTATCTGCTCGGCATTACGCAGAGCCGTGAATATGCCGAACCCGAATGGTATGTCGACATCTGGCTCACCATCGTCTGGGTTGCCTATCTGGTCGTGTTCATGGGCACGCTCCTGCGGCGCAAGGAGCCACATATCTATGTGGCAAACTGGTTCTACCTGTCCTTCATCATCACCATCGCCATGTTGCACATCATCAACAATCTGGCGATCCCGGTGTCCTTCCTCGGCGTCAAGAGCTATTCAGCCTTCGCCGGCGTGCAGGATGCGGTGACGCAATGGTGGTATGGCCATAATGCTGTCGCCTTCTTCCTGACCGTGCCTTTCCTCGCGATGATGTATTATTTCGTGCCGAAACAGGCGAACCGCCCGGTCTATTCGTACCGCCTGTCCATCGTGCACTTCTGGTCGATCATCTTCCTCTATATCTGGGCCGGCCCGCACCATCTGCATTATACGGCGGTGCCTGACTGGGCACAGACGCTCGGCATGGTCTTCTCCATCATGTTGTGGATGCCTTCCTGGGGCGGCATGATCAACGGCCTGATGACCCTTTCGGGCGCGTGGGACAAGGTGCGTACCGATCCGATCATCCGTCTCATGGTTGCCGCCATCGCCTTCTACGGCATGGCCACCTTTGAAGGCCCGATGCTGTCGATCAAGGCCGTCAACTCGCTGTCGCACTATACGGACTGGACCATCGGCCACGTCCATGCGGGCGCACTTGGCTGGAACGGCATGATCTCGTTTGCCGCCGTCTATTATCTGGCGCCAAAGCTTTGGAACCGGCAGCGGCTCTATTCGATCCGCATGGTCAACTGGCACTTCTGGCTCGCAACGCTTGGCATCGTTCTCTATGCCTCGTCCATGTGGGTTGCCGGTATCCAGCAGGGCCTGATGTGGCGCGAATACGACAATCAGGGTTTCCTGGTCTATTCCTTCGCCGAAACGGTGCTCGCAATGTTCCCCTACTATGTCATCCGTACAATCGGCGGCGTGTTCTACCTCACCGGCGGATTGTTGATGGCCTGGAACGTCTATCAGACCATTCGCGGACGTCTGCGCAACGAAGCCCCTATGGGCGGCACCCGGCCTGTGGCCGGAGCGACCATGCAGCCTGCCGAATAA